The segment CTTCGAACACCGATCAACGATTTTTGATTTATGATTTTTTCTGCGAGTTTTTTCCGACTTTTTTGTGAGGCAAAAAATGAAGAATAAATCCGATAAAAGTTGGGATAAGAATATTTATGGAAAAAATTAATAAGGAAGCACTCGCAGCCTGTGCTGCCGAAATCCCGAGTGATTTGAAAAAATAAATAGATAAAATTTCTCGCACTCCCAATCCACTCATGGTGATTGGTACAGAATTTAAGAAGACCACAAGACTTATCCTAAAAAAGGCATGAGAAAAAATCACCAATTGAAATGCATGCAATAACAAATAAAATTGGAGAATATACACAAAAACGAATGATACTGAGACTCCTAACAAACTCATAATTGGAAGATATTGGGGGTTAGAAAAATGTTTTGAGAGAAAAGAAGTTTTGCGAATTATATTTTTAGAAAATAATAAAAGTGTTATAACAAGAAAAAATCCGAAAATAAACCAGATATTTTTGTAGATTGCGAGAGAAACAAAACCAAATATGAGAATAGATGAAAACGCGAATACTTTTTCCAAAACAGCAAGTGCCACAACTTCCCTTTTGCTATCGTGTGAAATATGAAAGGCTTTTCCAATATCTCCTAATCGGGCTGGGGTGAAAATACTGTAAGAATAACTATAGAAAATAGATTTCAATATCTCGGCATTGGTGATATTCGGATTACAATTTTTTACCAAAATTTTCCAACGGAAAAATTGAAAACACATATTCACCGGAAGTAATAATATAGCTAATAATATCCAGAAAACTTCCGCATATTGCAAAGCATCAATTATTTTTCTCGGTTTTACAAAATAAAACAGAAAAATTAAAAAGAATATTGAAATTAAAACTTGAAAATATGTTTTCTTTTTATTTTTCATTTTTATTGATAGGCTATAATAATATTTTAAAATTGTTTGTAACCAAAAGTCCTTTTACATTTCACTCATTAATTTCACAAACATATAATTTTTGTTCAGAATCGCTTACAATATAAAATCTACTCTCCTCAGAAATATAGACTACACCTTCCGCCTTATCAAATGGAAGATTATAATCCACACCTATCTCATGCTCTATTGAATAGAAGAATAGTTTCCTGCTTTGGTCACTTACAATCCAAAAGCCTTCTCTTGTTTTATCAAAACACATACCCGAATAATCTTCGCAATTTGTGAGTTCAATTTCCGATTTAATAGAAAAATCGGAATTAAGCTCAATAAAAAGTCCGGGATTTTTTTCATTCAATAAATAGAAATTGTGCTCATCATCAATGCAATTTGCTTCCAAACCGTTATTATCCAAACCTTCTATTTGGATATTGTAAGAAGTTAGAAAATTTCCATTCAAATCAATATGCACTAATTTTCTCTCACCCTCTTCAATTATCCACAAGGTTGAATCGTTAGCATCGTATTCAATTCCTTCCAAATCTTCACCCTGATAATTTAATATTGTTAAAATATTTCCTTGAAAATCAATCTGATAAACCTTATTGTCAGGCCGATCGCTAACTGTCCAGAGTGTATTTGAGTGGGAATCATAGGTAAGACCCGAAGGTTCGGGCACGTCAAGCTCGTATTCTTCGATGATCTTTAGTAAACTTGTATTTGAATTGTTTGCAGTTTCTTCTAAACTACAGCCAGGCAGTAAGAGAATTGTTATCACAGTAATTAGAAAAAATATTTTCTCTATCATCTAAAAATCTTTTAATAAAAAAAGAGCAGCAAGAACATATTTCAGCTCTTGCTGCAATAAATGTTAATTGACGATTCTATTTATTAAGGTTGGTTAGATGTGCCCGGAGTGGGATTGTTGAAGAATTGCCATACATCGGTACCATCGGGAAGTCTTCCATAGGAAACATCTGTTGTTTGTTCACCAAAAGTTAACGAATCAATGATTGTTGTCCCATCCGGAGCAGTTAGACCTATCTGTTCACCATCACCGGAAAGTTTCGTGTCTGCAAGATGAAGCGGACCCTGTTCTTCTTCTTTATCTGCCCAAAGAAGTAAGAAACCAAGAGGTGGAATTGTGGTAATATCAGAAAGGGAGTCTGGAATTTGTGATTGATTAAGTTCTCCCAAATCATCGGTAAGATAATAGCCACCAATGTCTCCGCAGATATTTCCAGCATTATAAATTTCAATCCAGTCATCATAATCACCGGCACTATCGGCAATGGTGGTATCATTACTTGCCATAAATTCATTGATATAGAATAGGAAAATGGGGATTTCACCGGTTCCGTTTGCAGCTCCGGGCGTAAACATAGTTT is part of the Candidatus Cloacimonadota bacterium genome and harbors:
- a CDS encoding lysylphosphatidylglycerol synthase transmembrane domain-containing protein; protein product: MKNKKKTYFQVLISIFFLIFLFYFVKPRKIIDALQYAEVFWILLAILLLPVNMCFQFFRWKILVKNCNPNITNAEILKSIFYSYSYSIFTPARLGDIGKAFHISHDSKREVVALAVLEKVFAFSSILIFGFVSLAIYKNIWFIFGFFLVITLLLFSKNIIRKTSFLSKHFSNPQYLPIMSLLGVSVSFVFVYILQFYLLLHAFQLVIFSHAFFRISLVVFLNSVPITMSGLGVREILSIYFFKSLGISAAQAASASLLIFSINILIPTFIGFILHFLPHKKVGKNSQKKS
- a CDS encoding SdiA-regulated domain-containing protein encodes the protein MIEKIFFLITVITILLLPGCSLEETANNSNTSLLKIIEEYELDVPEPSGLTYDSHSNTLWTVSDRPDNKVYQIDFQGNILTILNYQGEDLEGIEYDANDSTLWIIEEGERKLVHIDLNGNFLTSYNIQIEGLDNNGLEANCIDDEHNFYLLNEKNPGLFIELNSDFSIKSEIELTNCEDYSGMCFDKTREGFWIVSDQSRKLFFYSIEHEIGVDYNLPFDKAEGVVYISEESRFYIVSDSEQKLYVCEINE